In Vigna unguiculata cultivar IT97K-499-35 chromosome 3, ASM411807v1, whole genome shotgun sequence, a single genomic region encodes these proteins:
- the LOC114175540 gene encoding aspartyl protease UND-like: MDLKLAQEIAVMAAALVSLPFLFHFTLTIHFTTATTASYNLFIVQLSPLSPHNSKHTIWDHNSDNVLKQVPTNDYVSNLVPSSRNVVFLMNVSIGEPPVPQLAVMDTGSSLTWFMCEPCTFCSQQTIPVFDPSKSSTYASLTCSECNKCDVKNNNGECPYNLEYVGSGSSQGIYVKEQLTLETTDEGTVRVPGLIFGCGRKFTVASDGYPYLGINGVFGLGSGRFSLLPSFGKKFSYCVGSLRNSNYKFNKLVLGDKANMQGDSTALHVINGLYYVTLEAISVGGKKLDIDPSIFERSRINNNSGVIIDSGADHTWLTKYGFEVLSIEVENLLEGVLGEDKHNHYTLCYDGVVSRDLSGFPVVTFHFAEGAVLDLDVTSMFTQTSENEFCMAVLPGNYFGDDYESFSSIGMLAQQYYNVGYDLNGMRLYLQRIDCQLLDG; this comes from the coding sequence ATGGATTTGAAACTTGCTCAAGAAATTGCAGTCATGGCGGCAGCACTTGTTTCGTTGcctttcctttttcatttcacCTTAACCATACATTTCACCACTGCCACCACAGCTTCATATAACCTATTCATTGTTCAACTCTCACCATTATCTCCCCACAATTCGAAACACACCATTTGGGATCATAACTCGGATAACGTGTTAAAGCAAGTTCCCACCAATGATTACGTTTCCAATCTCGTTCCTAGCTCCAGAAATGTAGTGTTCTTGATGAATGTCTCCATTGGTGAACCACCTGTTCCACAACTTGCTGTGATGGACACTGGCAGCAGCCTTACATGGTTTATGTGTGAACCTTGCACATTTTGTTCACAGCAAACTATTCCAGTATTTGATCCTTCAAAGTCCTCCACATATGCTAGCTTGACATGCAGTGAATGTAACAAATGTGATGTGAAGAATAATAATGGTGAGTGTCCATACAATTTAGAGTATGTTGGGAGCGGTTCATCACAAGGAATCTATGTTAAGGAACAGTTAACTTTAGAGACAACAGATGAAGGCACAGTGAGAGTACCTGGTTTGATATTTGGCTGTGGTCGTAAGTTTACTGTAGCTTCCGACGGTTACCCATATCTAGGAATCAATGGGGTGTTTGGACTTGGAAGTGGAAGGTTTTCTCTGCTTCCTAGTTTTGGTAAGAAATTTTCATATTGTGTTGGAAGTTTGAGAAATAGTAATTATAAGTTTAATAAATTGGTGTTGGGGGATAAAGCCAATATGCAAGGTGACTCAACTGCTTTGCATGTGATTAATGGTTTGTATTATGTTACTCTAGAAGCTATAAGTGTTGGTGGGAAAAAGCTTGATATAGATCCAAGTATATTTGAAAGATCAAGGATAAATAATAACAGTGGAGTGATAATAGACTCTGGAGCAGACCACACTTGGCTTACAAAATATGGATTTGAAGTGCTGAGCATAGAAGTTGAGAATCTTCTTGAAGGGGTTTTGGGCGAAGATAAGCACAACCATTATACTTTGTGCTATGATGGGGTAGTAAGCAGGGATCTAAGTGGGTTTCCGGTGGTGACATTTCATTTTGCTGAGGGTGCTGTTTTGGATTTGGATGTAACAAGCATGTTTACCCAGACATCAGAGAATGAATTTTGCATGGCTGTGCTTCCAGGGAACTATTTTGGAGATGACTATGAAAGTTTTTCTTCTATTGGAATGTTGGCCCAACAGTATTACAATGTGGGTTATGACTTGAATGGGATGCGTCTCTACCTTCAGAGGATTGACTGTCAACTTCTTGATGGGTGA
- the LOC114176440 gene encoding transmembrane protein 208 homolog produces MANQGAKKRKEENARHMARLRQVIIACNVIYVLLRMLVFHSSFTWKHWIGLILTSLAYVIPYQQLARMATPAYAEDGELLDGGFDMSTGGVCGYLHDVIYITCFVQVMSIISGKFWYTYLVIPAFGAYKSFGFIKGFLPQGSEESFEDEKTRKKREKMEKKASRPKFVKTRTR; encoded by the exons ATGGCGAATCAGGGCGCTAAGAAACGCAAGGAAGAGAATGCTCGTCACATGGCTAGGCTACGCCAAGTCATCATCGCCTGCAAC GTTATCTATGTGTTGCTAAGAATGTTGGTGTTTCATTCGAGTTTCACCTGGAAGCACTGGATTGGGTTGATTTTGACTTCTTTGGCATATGTTATTCCCTATCAACAGCTCGCAAGGATGGCAACTCCTGCTTACGCTGAAGATGGTGAACTTTTAGATGGTGGGTTTGATATGTCTACCGGTGGAGTTTGTGG ATATTTACACGATGTTATCTACATAACATGTTTTGTgcaagtcatgtccattatcTCTGGAAAGTTCTGGTATACATATCTTGTG ATCCCGGCTTTTGGAGCATACAAGTCCTTTGGCTTCATTAAAGGATTTTTGCCACAAGGTTCAGAG GAATCATTTGAAGATGAAAAGACCCGCAAGAAGAGGGAAAAGATGGAGAAGAAGGCATCGAGACCCAAGTTTGTCAAGACAAGAACTAGATAG